aattatgtatttaaacaTATATATAAGGGGTGATTTggttttctggaaaaattaatttctttttcaaattaagttaATCATGACCCAAGATCCCATTGGCGTTCCAGTACTGGAAAATTTACAAGTTAACtcccgatatatatatatatatatatatttatccctGAAATGATTTTAAGGGTTGAAATCTTTCCTCAAATACATAAAGAACcatacttttctcaaaaaaaaaaaaaaaataaaaaaataaaaaaaaaataaataaataaataataataataacaaggaaAAATCACCAGAAAAATTAGCACAATTATATCAcatttctagcaaaaaaaaaaaaaagatcacacaAATTAACACAACCCTAGAGCAAAAACTAAATCACATTTAAAAGTCAATGttgaaagaataaattaaatCACATAAAAGTTAAACAGTCACAGTCACAAACCCACATTTGAGAAAACCTAGTATATGTACCGAAGGATTATTTTACTgaactatacatatatatacagtcaaacctcccttaacggacactccctgTTAGCGGACAGTTTCTGAATCCCCAGATCCTCGAGATAGGCGCATAATGTATTTCACTCCTCGTTAGTGGACACTCTCGTTAGCGGACAGTAAATCAGtcgagttttgttttatttttatgtgtctGGTAAGATTTTGCTCAGCACTGCTTTTGTGGCAAGCATTTTTTCTACTCTTTTAGGATGCTCTGGAGCTAACCAGTACCGATAAGAGGATTAACACCCCTTTTGCTCCGAAAACAAGATCCATTCAAGTCGAAGCTTATAaaggttttgttttcatttcatgcacgaaattccagcaaaaaaaaacagaaggaaaaaaaatctttctcattttacacAGTACTTTGCTTTATCAGTTTGAATGGGAAAGGAGAATTCATTAAATATTCTCCTGCAACTTAACtttatccacccccccccccccccccagattttgGGAGACGAGAGTCGGCGCCGTGTCCTTTCCCTCTAGACGCTGATGAGGAATCAGCACAGTAGTGCCAGATTAAGTGAAAAGTAGCTGATTGGGCTATATTTTGCTAAGCTCTAAAACTTTATTGAGTAGAATTTACGAAATTATCCAATCGAATTTCGGGGTTATATGAGTTGAGTTTAGGGagaacatttttaggagttggcaaccctgtatGGTTTTGACTTTCATTCTTCATAAGAAGAGACATTTTTGTTGTATTTACGCCATAAATAAtgtcgtgcaaaaaaaaaaaactttaaaggaaAAATCCAAGATTGAgtatgcagaaaatgaaaaagctGGCATAAGAAAAATTTCTGAGCATTCTAGTGTCGGGAAGACACAAGGCAGATGATCATAAAAGATTGGAACTAGCCAACAGACTAAAAACTCATTTGGAGAAAAGCCTTTATCATACCAATAACCATGCAAAGAAAACagtttcaacaaattttttcaaataaaggatgtaacacataaaaaaaatgccTATATTATTTTCCTGAAAGATTCAGTGGATTATTTACTTAATGGGTAAGTACACTTGTATAAGTGCcacttattaatttaatttagaatTATACACCGTATGTGTAGATTtagaatacaaaattaaaatgtcattgtaaattCAGACTCCCCAATAGCAGACACTTCCCATTAACGGACATAAACTTTGGTCCAGATGGTGTCCGCGAttgggaggtttgactgtatgtaTATTTAGCTTAGTACatgaaaattgaataaaatgaatagacgtaaagaaaaaataaatttagagggAGCATCAAAAAAAGCACCGAAATTAAATCAATACACCAAAAACAATCTTTTCTCAgaaaagattacaaaaatttgCTGCAGAAAAGTTTTCtacaacaaatttttgtaattagAAACAAAATTCTTGAACCCCAACCAATAGACTGCCCAAACAACTATAAGATCTGATTGAGAAAGGAAAAAGCTCAAACATACTGATTACAACAGCATATAACACTTTATACagaacacatatttttaaaagatgaacaCAGAGAAAGcattgtagtttaaaattgaacaCTTAGAATAGGTTTTCAAAATTACAATAACAGTATGAAGTGAACACTGATTAATAATTTGGCAAAAAGGTCAAATATGAAACTTTAATATTTCATGGAATGCTAtgacataaaaatatataattttacgCGGCTAAtgttcttttacttttaaaatgttgtaacaagaaaatattttgttacatatttaaaatttcaaaataaaattgggaCTGATTTGCACTATACCAGGAAGGAATCAATTATTTATCCAAATCCAAAATCTAAGGCACATGAAGGAGGAATCTAGTAGAATTTGGCACTAATTTAAGATTTAAGTGTACTGAATGAAGTTTAGTACACTTAAATGcaggacgaaaaaaaaatcaactaactaCAGATGAGTATTTATCAAGAACTTCCATTTCCTTGCTATGCGCATATATACAAATTACAATTCACAAATttacagaaataaatataaaatgtcaTAATAACTTAATTTCTTGCTATACATCACAAACCTTTTTAATAAGGGAAAATAGCAATCAATGCaactaaaattttaacaaaatataaagtaaatttctgaagttatatttatttactcataTACATGAATTCTACTTCAAAGTAAACTAAATCTttgaattatatgaaacttttgaaataaagaattcattgaatatatttaaaaagttgtaCATCAATCTTTATAaccaacaaacaaacaaacagcaATGAGTATACATGTATAACAATAataagcttataaatattttgctAATTAACTAAAAAGATTGGTAAATGCAAACAAcctatttttaattatgtaataaaaagataattttttaatagtTCTAAAGAATTTgacttaagaagaaaaaaagaaaagtcaaaaaCCTTTTACAGAAATCACAAGAATGAAAGAAGTATTCATGTTGTTTTCACACttgaagtataaaaaatacaacaatggaaacaaaatattataaaaacccAAAAGTAAAACTTTCTTATGTCATTAGTTTAGTTAGTAACAACATTAGTCAGTaacaactattaaaaaaaaaggtaagaaaacttaagttttaattttgagaCATTGAGCTCTCACTTattaaaaacaaactttcaacatcaattacaaagaaattgattaaatttaaaaaaatcatgttgcaTAATGACTCATTCCAAATtttagacaaaaattgacttaataaattaaattatgaatgaaTGTCATGAAATGCTCAAAAAAGACATGATTACAAGGCAGCAAACCTCCTTGaaatattaatcaatttgaaTTACAGCGTAACCCAGGCATgcaccaagcctgatcggcgccgtcgtgcaaatgtctttatAGAGTTGTTATACAGTGGCGCTCGGGGAAAATATGGTTAACACCAGAAGTGAGGTTTTGCAGACAATTATAATACGGGGAGGAGAGGGGGAATTCCGGTGTGTtgtcttccgaaaatttttcaaaattttagttctaaaaatgcagtgtTAGACGAACTTTGGAGATGTAAGGGGAAGAAAAAGTTCTTAGAATTTCTtcagtatttttcgaaattgacgtcaaaaggATAATTATAGACCATATTTTGCCGTTTGGGAAAGTAATAGGGCTCAGAGGCTGATTTGCTCTATTAAGCTCCTCTCACTCTGTTTTggaattaaaatcctaaaaacgaAGTTTTCAGACATTCATCGTGGAACTAGAAAAAAAGGATCAGACATTCtccctttacatttttttttttttttgaaattagtgttttaaaaactaaagttttgtcgttctttggtgatgttagaggaaggcATCTACTCAAAAGGGGGCACCTTTTCCTTCGgagccccctccttgaaaaattttcgaatttgaagccTTGAAAACGCAACTGTAGACCGTTTTTGGAGACGTTAGGGGTCTGGCAATTATTTGAAATGGAAGTTCCAGATAAGCAATTTCAGACCACCTTGAATGAAATAGAGCACAAGTGTTTGATGGTTTTCCTCAAATTGGGGAcagttggtaattttttttttttgagtggaggGAGGTATCCAGGACTAGTCATTTCgaagattttcttatttgaacACGGACtaagaatgtattaaaaaatggattgaaataaagacaaataaattgtcaaaagctattttattattttatgcacAAACAGTTcaagaaaaggggggaggggaataatcaagtaattatggtcaagtcattACTTTTCGGAAGTAAAAAGTTaaccaaaccttttttttttcaatatgtaaaTATTACCCATAAGTAACTAATATGCAAATGGgcttactgtattttttatgtatgacaaCATGAAACGGTCGATTTATCAAGAACAATagttaaaatcacaaaaagacatattgtactaattataatacaacatattcatcgcaagaaccaaaatggggagtAGCAAAATTTGCTGCGCCTCGTATACTCATCCGTATGTACTATAGACTTCAACAGCATTCACGGTTGgcattaggaagaaaaatgctaaatTATGCATTAATCAGCATTACgtgtttttagtgtaaaagattACACTTCtaaatagcatgtttagacacaacaaggtAATAATTGTTCCTTTTAGATAGACAGTGAGacggattgcttgtttcaatgagcagtttAATTTCACCGCCAACATtaggttttttgaaaatagtcaattttattttttcggttgaagattttgagcatttttgatcAGTAGAGCTTGgtgcctttttgactctggcgctgTCGTGTGCCGCacaaccttgcacatagggacggcacCGCTCTGGTGCAACCTCGATTTAACGACTGTCAAGGAACAAGAAATGTTATCGCTAAATCAAGGAAGTCATTAAATCGAGAAGCACAAACagtcaatgcagtcaaatcccgaccagtgaaatgtatccttaaattgaggaaatcattaAATCGGGTATCCTTTAATCAAGAGTTATACTGTATTTCAagaacttgaaataaaaatttcaattacttaaaatatttaccaaactGAATTAATACCAAGACAGTAATTGATAAATATTTTGGAGAGGTTACTATCTGAAAGATTTATCAATCCTTTCATGCTCGTCAAAAATGTGCATtcaatttgatttaaatataaaaagaaatattttaagctctCTCAATTTTTACTGATATGCTTTTCTAaacataagaaatgaaaataaagaaaacgttTCAAACTTTAAATAGGAAATCTAATCTATCTTTTAAGCCAAAATTTACGAATTCAAATTAACCCATGCTAACATGTTGTAATTCAATAATTATGAGTATGAAATGCATTTTATATAAGAGCTcacaataagtttaaaaatgttaaataagttaaaaaaaatgcagaaatttagTTAGAGCAAAAGACAACATGTTGATTCAGATTTGGTTATAAATCTAGCACTGCACATCCGTTTTCtatcttcttctctttttttttttttggagggcaGGGGGAGGAGGGCGTACACATTAGATTTATCAACCGTGACTATTATTATGGATTATGGAAAAATGAGAGTAATTATTACATACATTTAAACTGGGcatagttgaaaagtttttttcaaagattgggggtaagttaatttaaatttcaagatcTTTTCATAATTTCGGTTAAAAAGGGTTATTAAGTGCACAGACCTCTTCTTAAAAATGTTTAGtagtctaaaataaataaataccccccccccctacaaaaaaaaacttttgaaattattgcttttacaaataaataaattagagaaCTGCATTGAGTCAAAAATGAtttaataatgggaaaaaaaaaacaggaggtatgttttgtttaacaaaaacaaatgtgaaataaaaatgtttaaaactataATTAATTAGGGACCTAAACGACATAAAACTTCATAATTGGAGCTCCTATCTAGAGATATACATTAAAATTGACTTGAAAGAAGATGAAGAACATCAGGGGGAAAAATAGATAAGGAagcttcagatttaaaaaaaaaaataaagaaatgcatAAATACTAgttgtaatatttaaaatacgCATGTACACGTACAACAACCATGAAATGTAAAAGTTTATAGGAACTATTCGTTTATTTGATTGAAATGCAAAATATAAAGTCTCAATAATTtaactgattttaaaaagtaatcatgatcaaaataaatttttaatatgaaCTTTTTGACAACAAACCGATTCCCGAATATTACCAAATCTCCAATAAACTGGCAGCTCATTATTGAAAGGAATTTAATATATTTGGCAGGAAACTGTTCAAAAAATAGAATCTATTCTTATCCAATATTAGTTGATGATGGATATCTGTAGTCACGTACTGACATCTGGTGCAGCAAACATAATATTAAGAACAAATAAGATTAAATAACAGCATAACAAATAAGAACAGTTAAAATTGTACCGGGATGCAAATCAGTAAtgtaccaaataaataaataaatatcaaagtgCATTATTATGAGGCATTTCATTAGTATTGCTTGAATAAAGAAATGTTCATTTCAAAAcgatttcatttaaattattgccataaacatattaattttttcaagaaacattttaaacaattaaaatctaATAGactgctaaaattttaaaaaacaaagaaattggcCATGAATTGCCATCAAAGAAAAAATGCTTTACAGAAAGGTAGCAGTTGCTTCATTTGAACTTGATGAATCATGATTTTGGGAGGAACTAGGATTGCTTGACAAATGTGATTTGGAATTTCCGGACACAAATAAGACAGTACTATTAGAATTACTACCCACACCTGCCTTTTGATTTAAGCTCACTACACTTTTACCAGAATACCGACTGTTAGTAGTTCTTGTCTGATGAACTATTTCATATCCCGGATCGGTATCGCTGTCGGATCGTTGCACGGTTTCATAACCAGGATCAGCAACATCATCTATTTTATTCCTGACTTTCTCATATCCAGGATCAGTGGCATTGCTTTCTGTCCTAGgcactttctttattttttcgtaTCCTGGATCAGCAGCATCACTTCCTGATCTAGCCAAATTCTTTACAATCTCATAATTTGGTTCCGGTATTTCTTCAAGCTTCACTACTGTGTAATCAGAATTGGAATCACTATCATCAAAATTTGTGGATACTCTGACCGGCTCATAGCCAGGATCATTTTCCGAGTTCGATTGAGTGACATATTCATATCCTGGATCTAGCGAATCCTCATCTTCGTTTATATCTTTGACACTCTCATACCCAGGGTAATGGGAATCAGACTGGGCTCTGTCGGGATGATCAACAGTCTCATATCCAATATCTGATTTGACTTCCAGAACActaatttcatcttttattttttcataacaagAATCACCTGAATTATTTCCCTCATTGTAAATCCGTTCATAATCCGGTTCACTCACATTCTTGCTTGAAATACTCACAGAGCTTCGAGCACTGTTACTAAACACTCTGTTTTCGTTCACCACTTCCGGTAAATTGGGGTCAGCAGAGTGTCGCCTCATGTGCTGAGACGTTCCTGGCAAAAGGGACGCAACTTGTATTCTTCCAGCTATGGGGGGAGGGGCTGGTGGTGTTGTTGAAGCCCACGGAGAAGGGGGAGGGGTTATACATTCAGTATCTTCCCCATTTATTCCCTGATATGCAGAATAATCATCAGATGTGCTGATGGTCAATTCAACACGTTTCTTACGAACTTTTGCATACAAGTCTTCaacttttttcctcttttcaatGGTTGAAACTAAGCTCACACCTTCTGCGACGTGTATAGTTTTCCGCTGCTTGTTATTCTTTTCAACAGTGGAATAAAGAGAGGTAGATGGGTTGCGCAATGTTGGAGGTGAAGCTGGTTCACCAGAGGAAACGTTACTGCCAAAAGATGATGTTGACACTGTGGAAGCTAAAATATAGAATAAGCAAATGAAATATCTTTTCAATTGTTATTTTTACATgtaaaatacatgtaaataaagcaaatgcatgctttattttatgaaatttgtaaCTTTACTATCCTATTTTTGGGGAAGTTCTTATATCAAATTTATGCTGACACTCCTTTGAGCAGCCACTTCTttagctcatgtgattcctattccgggttgatgagtgcagtcctcggatggaataactgagccgATGGTctattttaagcatttatttatttattaatttttgctgGGATGAAGGGAAGCTGAAGGGAAGTTTTACTGGgtaaaaaaagcaaatatgtGAGTGTGTGCATGAAATTTACTCAAATATCCCTTTTGAAAACTccacaaaacaaaaataacataaaaacttaaacaaaaacCAAAGAAAATTTGCATATGATTTTAAGTTTGTTGCTTATAAAGCCTTAAGTAATAAATATGTTTACTTAGTGAACACATTTTTACACATATCCTGACAGTACGCTGCAAGAATAAAGAGAATATTTTCAGGTAAATAATCACTGTACCTTGTCTACTATGAGCATGAGCAACTGACTTAAGGCTTTCAACAGTAGGTGGGACAGGAGGAAGTTCCCTAGGTTCAATGTGAGCATATGTAATGGATGATGACCCAGAATCCTGCCCTGAGCCGATTTCTGCATACATCTGTTCTTCTTCCTTAACCATAGCATAGTGGTCTTCACTTTCCTCAGAATTCTATTGAAACAAAACATgtgacttaaaaatttaaaagaaaatccaaaTACAGGTTATTAAGTGGGATGGTCAAAATTCTCAGAGAATATAGTCATCAGatgaaagttttaatgaaaacagCAAGCAAGTCACATCAGAAAAAACACATTTGGTTATTATTTGAGACACAagtagcagaaaaaaataaaaattcctactTGTTGAACCGTAGCTCTCTGTTTCTTTAAAGTTATTCCTCTGACATGAGCTAAAGGTTCCCTGACTGAAATTACATTATATGGGAGCTCACTTCGAccaccttaaaaataaaatgagtaaataattttaaaaaccttaacAGAAAAAGCTAAAACAATATGAACATACAATATATAATACACATATACTGTAAACTCACTTATTTtcatgattcttttatttttgcGAGCCAGTCGTTTTCTTGAATATTAAAgcctacggaaatatttcacctCCATATATGCATATATTCTACTTTCGGTTCTGTTTATACgcaattcatgaaattttcagcTTGCAAAATCACCAATATCCTCACTATCACAAACATTGCTTCTCATGAAAGTTTGTGATTTTACAGCACATAAACATACTATTTGTCatcacaacatttttagtttttcagattaacaaataaaaaattatttttaagctcAAAAAGCAATGTAAgagccaaattaaaaatttcaaaattattgtacttgctaaaaataaattagtattaaTCCAATAATATTATGAAGATAAAACATCATTTTAAACAAGAAACAAGCTAAAGTTCATCAGTAAAGTGTTTTCTTCAGTAGCGCCTCTATGATGAGAATTAGTTGTGTTATGCAGGTATTGTAGAAACTTAAAGATATCTTTGATATAGGGTCATAATCACTGCCTGAAAGCACTgctataataaatgaaaataaaacaaaaatacaactGAATCATTATTCGAACTAGTCAATTTAATCATAagagatttatttaaaattttaatgaagcaTTGTACTGAAGCGTGACAAACGGAGAAAGCAGAgtcaaatatgatgaaaaaaagtgTGTTGTCATTTATGGATAGTCTTTAATGTAAAATACTAGTGTTTTCAACATTAGCTGCaaataataactattttttaaactaaagagtTACTAATATCTTACTACACATAGATTGTTATTTTACAAGCACTCACCCCCTCCTCCACCCCATCAATGagacagaaccaaaatcaattattttatgccaaaattcagctttaaaaatgtgaattaataGAACATTAATGAATAAAAGCATCAAAtacaaaaagatattttgaacatTGGAAGGAGTGATAAATCACTTTTTTGTGCATGTACTGTTACTTTATTATATTGTAATACTATATCGTCTCACTCTGATAAAAAGATGTTTAACCTTGGATAAGTTCATTTAAGCCTCAACTTGTTGGAAGTCATCTTATTAGAGTCAGATTGTAATGGttcatttttactattatttaatttctaatgctttaaATTATCACCGTACTGTTCTTCTTattaatccactataatattaaaatctgttcgcgtccgtctgtctgtctgtctgtctgaagatcgatcttctaaGAACCGCTGCGAAtagagagtcaaacgagataccgatcaatccgaaattttccaaagaaaacaataggaccaatttcgtaattgtgctactttaattagcggagatattaattaaaacgttaattaacataacgttattcagggatttttatttctttcctgttgccattttgcatatgcgtgagcgagtaaaattctaataattgttttaaaagagatttttttggctgctgtccaagtcttaaaacaacgtttccatccagaatttcattttaaattagtttaaaattgattgccttattcggacatagcctttattttattgtctgtcctttttttattttttacattcaacgttcttaactcttttctttcagcatatgaaagttgtttctttagctatgtttattgattgtagtgtaagtttatcattcaccggcctcatattttggtacacttaggatgtgcgactaattatgtttattttgttggaccttttcccATCACATGGGtgaattttcgaattgtaataactctctttttccttcctgtttctatttttaaaatacagtttatatcgttaaaagaacatgttcaATTAAGATtatttggatttctttgtgaaacagagttgaacaaaaaagattgtttttaaggattttaactaaagctaaattggaatatgatgacttggtattaaattaatgcttattggtagttatttagtcttggtgctttagtttcacgtaatcaaccaaaaagtatgtgtcattctatgtaaaaagcttatTGTAATTGTACacaaatagttcagatatagtctatcagatgtaattcattttaacgtgagcacagattattatagttgataatgcatatattttcatcttttgtgctaattgaaaatactcataacttgtatcattgataactatgactaacgtcaaagagatttttgccaaaaatatgctctactggtgttttgcaaaccttgcatgacgcgtatttatttactccttagcgctttagaaacgaatgtcagagtaatacaaaaacatcgattggacatctctttcatttttcaaGTAGCCCGTGCAATGCCGGGCACGCAACTAGTATTTATTATAACACGTGTCCCTTAATTTCCCATTAGTCCattccattgttttttgtttcttttttggaaaaactaaaaaactggTATGCAGATATCACATTTAAAGAAATACCCAACTTGTATTTTTGGTCTTGTATTGCAATCAGAAATTAATGGCCACAAGGAATGGAAGTATGGAAGTATTACTGTATCAAGCCAAACTATTTATGATAAGCTAGGAAGACagctagaaataaaaaaaatatatacagtgcagaaccgtttatacgtttttgaagggactatatgaaaaaagcgtacaaatgaaaaaaatgtataataggtataggttaatgtgtattagacttggcaggaatcaattttaaaaatgtataattgataaaaacgtataaaagagaaatgtattaacggtgcttcactgtatatataaaaCATTTCTGAACAGTCACAATTAGTAGATATTCAAATCCTTATAAAttgcttaaaacaaaataaaatacttacttGATGTAGTGTTTTCATTTCTAGGATGGGTATTAGAAGTTGAAGGAGGATTATGAAGCAGAGGTGGTGTCATATATGGTATATCAGAAGACGGCACAGCACCTGCTACAGCTAAACTAGCTGATGGACAACTTAATGGCAGAGGAACATCTTCCTCAATAGGtgtaacattttctattttaatgcacactaaaatgaaattttaaaaagtgatttaaacaTAGGTTGAAGTCGAAGTGCACTGAAACATATTTATCATAaggtattgttttaaaatatgacATGTCACTAATGCTTGCCCACAGAGAGGgggtggatgaccttgaagcagaaacattatttgtatcatttgtaatactgctgtgctaagcacagatcATATCTCTGCACATTTTGTCGAAATAGAGTTATTGTCACTGGGTGGTCATtaataatttacctaaatctcaaatTTTTTGGCGCATTGTGaatgcgaaatattaaaaaaaagatatagcAAATAGTGGCACCTGCCTATTTTACCTAGTTTGCTAAAGTAATTTGAATATAAGTGACAAATACTTAGTTAGCCCTTAAAGTGGTATCTGAGCAATTACCCTTTTTCCTCAGTAATTATGTAGATacaacttttataccttagtaaaacagcatatttaataatgcagcagtttattgtaacagagtactaaaattagtttactTTTGAATAGTTGATATAGGTCGATAACAGGCTTGGAGTCGATTACGAGAAAATGGAATcaattacgattatgattacaaGCTTGAAAAATAGGTGATTACAATTGGGATTACGATCATAATATTTAGCCAAAACATAATTACAAATACAATGATGATTAGATTGTGCAAAAATTGTAACTGATTACAATTATGATATGccgattacgattttgattaTGATTAGACttgtagggaaaaaaatacaaCATACCACACAgatatatctatcattattattattattatcactgcAGGTTTCTGGTAACAACGTCATAGTTGAGAAATTATGAATTTTGATTTACCAATTTTATGGAAGTCCTATTTATCGCACGAGCACCTGGGGCTCATACCCTGGTCAGGAAAGGAAATTTGTAAGGGGCAGAAAAGTTTTCCATAAtatcaccttttttttaaatccatgccAATATACAAAAGCTTTTTACAGGCAGATAATAAACTAACTTTTAATTCGTAATTTCGTATGTCTAGAATTGAAATGTCCAAAaacgtcaaaagaaaaaaaag
This window of the Uloborus diversus isolate 005 chromosome 4, Udiv.v.3.1, whole genome shotgun sequence genome carries:
- the LOC129219940 gene encoding uncharacterized protein LOC129219940 produces the protein MHPKDFEFSSMATGNLFPELSWICALLFLLVVIMLLATCVCFKEHEKPQEYGTAGRLSITRDSPILQIQPRNRGSLSISSRHSDLSSDDGIPKRNSWTVKDRALPEIPDSNISSISHTSVTDNGSVINGIPLINTHVKNKSHKAAAPKPPCNDPSKVFPLNGTALLPSNGPSGVTVTITVNDKTHIIGSNVSTLEMGTKSRIPVADSIPGTSNSMVILKKVEKVESADSPAKQSSGPSSNLYDSVSDNISDRGSQATSVSSSPVCIKIENVTPIEEDVPLPLSCPSASLAVAGAVPSSDIPYMTPPLLHNPPSTSNTHPRNENTTSSNELPYNVISVREPLAHVRGITLKKQRATVQQNSEESEDHYAMVKEEEQMYAEIGSGQDSGSSSITYAHIEPRELPPVPPTVESLKSVAHAHSRQASTVSTSSFGSNVSSGEPASPPTLRNPSTSLYSTVEKNNKQRKTIHVAEGVSLVSTIEKRKKVEDLYAKVRKKRVELTISTSDDYSAYQGINGEDTECITPPPSPWASTTPPAPPPIAGRIQVASLLPGTSQHMRRHSADPNLPEVVNENRVFSNSARSSVSISSKNVSEPDYERIYNEGNNSGDSCYEKIKDEISVLEVKSDIGYETVDHPDRAQSDSHYPGYESVKDINEDEDSLDPGYEYVTQSNSENDPGYEPVRVSTNFDDSDSNSDYTVVKLEEIPEPNYEIVKNLARSGSDAADPGYEKIKKVPRTESNATDPGYEKVRNKIDDVADPGYETVQRSDSDTDPGYEIVHQTRTTNSRYSGKSVVSLNQKAGVGSNSNSTVLFVSGNSKSHLSSNPSSSQNHDSSSSNEATATFL